tgataattttaaaacttttttaaaattattattttacagtggaattattaattaatcccattaattaatactaattaaccctacactaggatctaaatatgatacaacagcatgcatttaaatttgaaattcaaatttgaatcagtaaacattttacagtactgtgttcagaacacatcaccttttgcgggtagtcgatcaccgcaatctgatcaccgtcggggggctctgatcgtcacatcacagccacataaatatctggcctctgcggatcgtccacacgaagctcccgtctgatcagctcctcacgagtgctagttcgtgatttcacccttttgatgtcagatgttgatcgaactccttcgatcgatgtgtgctgacttctcggatgctctggatcatctacacagttgcttgagaggctgatggatctctctctaaaatttggtggactcacgacactcgtggcacaccaatctcacttcccgaaccctaggtagaaatcctagggtacacaccaaaaaccctgcacccaattttctctcttttctttctttttctctcggaaggttttggaccttcaccttgcgcagaagccttcctcacgcctcaaagtttctctcctaaaatttttacgcacgtcccacctttctcctctttttaaaacaacgtcgaacgtgtcttatccgcgtgagaggataaagacaagaggttacacatttgaattcaaatcaaatttgaattcaaacgaaaaccaacttatccctatccttttgggtgtgagaagagaaggggcgtggctctttgtgcgtgaaaaatgtttcacgagaaaccttttctcatgtaagtaatgtggcgcacaaaatggataaggatgaaagggcaagtgataagttatccattcaaattcaaacatgctttgaatttgaatggctaactaattattttatccatccatatggcgcacaaatgagggcgtggggaagggttttgcgtgagaaaaatttcacgagaagtttcttctcgtgaattcaaatgggtgcaaggaagttgggtgtcgcagggaatttaaaacaaggtggtttgattcaaattgagccaacctagtttaaaataggttaagcacaattagaccagattaaacccaacataattaggcttaattaggctcaataaaatcctaatcaaatcaaaaattaactaaacctaactcctgatcaaatcagggactaaactaccttagcgattaggtcaacatttaacctgatcgggtcaatccaaactgaatccaattcaatttggacttgatccaaaaaataattactcaatcaaattgagttaattagtgattaaatcactaattaaacctctcataaatattgagtccaaatccgatgggcaatcaggcatcagagaccatcgatatgaaaccctgatcaaagagttcaaattcaaaatttgaaattcaaaattttgaccccggtacccaaaatgtgtggaactcatgattagagaatcctaattctcaatcatagagtcccagatagataagactcataatcaaccatcagatcagaaaggaacctctaatgtgtgtgaccccgcaggttcgaacctaaaccggtagcacaggaaccaattcctgtattaatcgaagtgaccatctagcaatggtacctgacgatcggataggtcgaataatcacaatcgcaacattcagaacctacgtgaatatggttaccgtataattcatcccttttgacccctgtgtttaggacgactcaaggttaaactgtcaaccctgatgatatcatccgaatcgtgctcaactcaattagtcctgtgactcctcactaggactaccctggccaagattttgctaaattgaaatacgactgtacacagctcctaaactggagtggtcaatcccatcttgacacacgcaccgacaagtcaagtacttgactacacccagcaaccttccgtcactgaattagaaattcagatagtccagtgcctaagtgcagtgagttgcttgcaagtcaccgtagcggtctcaggtcggagggacatttatacccatatcccatcggagcaaatcttgacagcagaaatagctccggagttgatcacgttcagtgcagatgtaccattacatctcaccgtatgccatatcagtgtctccacactctttgattatgaggataaccaacccatatggcatacaacgacctatgctcgataaacgttatcgtccttggtaacaacgtatcatttgatcgcgaacatgtttaaggactaagcgacaaatcctcttttgtcgagtctaaatagtcctaaggacttcaccacaacacaggagttcatttgaagatgaaacatttgtgatgaaaaaataccaaaataacttttatttatttgtaattcatatactaatacaaaaaaaaaggagcacaaccgtcaacaggctgacgattggctttgagatactatttccaacacatacatcatcataataattttcaacaaatatcttcaatcataaataattttcaacaattattttcaatcataattaatttcaacaaatattttcaagcacaagcatgccatgaatttatataattcaaatttataatttaccagataaattcaataaaagtaaaacactacttacctcaaaagaaaatccaaactagggatcctagaaatcttaaaaattattctccaaacctggtacgtcaaatatcatatttttaatcaaaattttattaaataaaaataataaaattttttaaaatccaatgtcctcacacggatcgactagatgacagcgTCCAGGATTTTTTGGattgatccatgaaaactcttcttgtatttcttttattattattatcattattattattattattattattatttatttattattattattattattatttttataaatcttaaaaaaatccaagacagagcagagagagaaagtctctctctctctctttctcttttttttttcttttctttttctttttttccttcttttttttttttcttttcttttctttttctctttttcttctttttctcgagCTCTTTCCTGGCCGAAATAGGAGACCGGCAGGTCCCCTCCTTTTGACCGGCCATTCGGGCTGCGGCCGACACGGCGAAGACAGGCGGCAAAGGGGGCAACCCTCATGAGTTTGGAGAGGCCAAGGCCGGCGGTCGGCAGTGATGGCCGGCaccaaaaaatcaaagagaagaagaggccaATAGGAGGTCCCTTCTCCGATAAAATCCGACGACACCCATCACCAACAATTGTGCAtagaggcacgggaagaaggagagagaagtgaggaagaggaggaaggcttACCTCAGCCTCTGGTGATCCCGTCGGCGAGAAATCGTGGTGAGCACGAAAcaagggccgcggcttcaatcggagaaatcaggagggaagagagggaggaagatcGGTGGGAGGTTTTTAGGAAGGGGGagatctttttatagagagccctaggaccttTAGTGGTCATAGGATTCCTGATTCAGATGGTTTATCGGAGAAAAAAACTCCTATCGGAGTCTTCTTTtcgattctttatttttttttttttaaacttggaCTTGAGTCTTCTCAATCGGACTTGGGCTTGGGTCATGACGTTGATACCATCGTAGATTGTAATGTTTGAGAGGCCGTGAACTAAAGGTTCGTGATGGTGCAAACCACCTGTGATTGTTTGCATGCCCTCATTCAGCAATATGGTTGGAGCCTGGACcggttctaatattttttttagaatataaATAGTGAcgtcattattttttaaaaaaaattccgcCAAACCCGTTTGCAACCAGACCCGATCCAAACGATGGTCTCATGGTTATGGGCTTATGGTCCGGTCAGCGCCCTTATCGCTCAATACGCGCATCTCTCCCTCGTGGAACAGCAAACAGCAGTTAAAGCAGGCCTTTCATGAGCTACGTGTCTAGTTGTTATTCATGAAAAAGTTCGTCAGCTGTTCTACCGTTTCGTTGTACCGTTCCCCTTCCTTCCGTCTTCTCCCCGGCGATCAGCCGCCAGAGGTGCCACGTGTCAAGTATCTTGATGCATTATTTTTAACAGATATGACACGTCCGATCGGGTTGGACAGGGAAGGTTCGACCCATAATTCAGGGAATCCCTACTAGCTCTCCCTCCCAGCTTTTTCCTGCTTCCCCTCTTCTTCCCGGTGGAACatcccccctcttctcctctcacACACAGTTGAAGGAAATTAGGTCGGAAGAATCCAAAAGGGGAACTCTATCTGAGGTACACTTTAATCCGATATCAGCTTTCTTTGGTCTCATTCGTTATCAGGGTTTTAGGGTTTcgatctagggttagggtttggaaggAAATCCAGCTCCCGTATGTGTTATTGTTTAAACGCTTTGCCTCCTGATGGGAAAAAGACGTTGAATCCAGAACGGTTGATATATCCTTTCGTGGCGCTATAAAAAATGTTGTATTTTGTTTCAATTGTTCTTTGAATTCTCCTTTTTTGGTTGGGTCGTCCAAAAGTTGTAATCTTTCTGTAGGACTCCTTATTTGTCCTTCGCTAGTCGTATCTTAGTTACATTAAAATGCTTTCTTGAATATAAAATAGAATTAAAACGGCTAGGGAGCAGAATTGGATGCCACCCTTCGTTTCCTTTTGCAGGGGATGGCGGATGAATCTGGAGATGCCGCAGAAGTGCCTCCGGAGAAGGATTTGGAAGTGGTCTCTATGGGGGAGCCCAATGCCGGGAAACAAGCATGCGAGCCGGAGTCTCTGCCGGAGCCAGAGCCTGGTGGCGATCAGAAGACCACTGGAGCAGATGAGGGAGTCCCTCTTGTGGGGATGGTTTTCAAGACCTTTGAAGAAGTGTATGACTTCTATAACCAATATGCTCGTCGAACCGGATTCGGTACTAAGATTAGGAGGTCTTGGTACAGCCTCGAAGATGGGCAATGCAACAAGGTCACTTTCACCTGTTGCAAGGAGGGCAAGAGAGTGTACAAGAACTCTGAGCGCTGTAGCTCTTATCGCCTGAGGCTTTCAGCCAGAACAGACTGTCAGGCAAAGATTAAAGTGCAGAAGAGATATGCTGATGGGTTGTTCCATTTGACGGAAGTTGTTCTTGAGCACAACCATCCTGTTAACCCAGCGATGTCAAAGTATTTTCGGTCCCACAAAGACATATATGATGGAATGAAAAGGCAACCCATGATGCGCGCAAAGGGACAGAGAGAGGTTGCATCTGGTGAAAACGAGGATGAATGTTCTGCTGGAAAAGCAAGGTCTTCTTCTTTCCTTGGGCGGGAAGATGTCGAAGCCCTACAGCAGTTTTTGATTCAATTGCAGACTACAAATGCAAACTTCTTCCATCTGATGGATTTGGATGCAGAAGGACGTGTTAGAAATGTGTTCTGGGCTGATGGCAGGTCTAGAGCCGCATATCAGTATTTTGGTGATGTCATTGCATTTGATACAAGCTACTTGACGGGCAATTTTGAAACGGCTCTGGCTTCATTTGTAGGAGTGAATCATCATGGTCACTTAGTGTTGCTAGGCTGTGCATTGCTTTCGAATAGAAGTTCTGCCACATACAGGTGGTTATTTAAGGCATGGTTGTCATGCATGTCAGGAATTCCTCCTAATGCCATAATCACCGACCATTGTAAGGCCATACAAGAAGCAGTTGTTGAGGTTTTTCCAGGTGCTCGCCATCGTCTGTGTTTATGGCATGTAATGAAAAGGATGCAAGAATATTTGGGAGGGCATGCTGAATATAAGGCAATCAAAGGAACCATGAAAAAAGCAGTGTATGACTCTTTAGAAATTGATGAGTTTGAAGAAGTTTGGAAAAATATGATCGAGAAGTATGGGCTTAAAGAACATGAATGGCTCAAATCATTATATGAAAACAGATATTGTTGGGTCCCAGTTTTTGTGAAAGACACGTTCTGGGCAGGGATGTCTACCACGCAGCATAAAGAAAGTATGACttctttttttgatggatatATTTACCCAAAGACTTCTATAAAGCAATTTCTTTGCAAGTATGAGACAGCTACACAAAGCAAATATGAAAAGGAAATCCAAGCTGATCTAGATTCTTTCAGCAAGAGCCCCCAATTGATATCGAAATTCTACATGGAAGATCAACTGCGCAAGATTTACACAGTGGACATgttcaaaaaatttcaagaagaagtAAAGGCAATATTGTATTGCATACCTTCACTAGTTAGGGTAGATGGGTCAGTCTCTACCTTCGAAGTGAAAGAACCTATACAAACGAAAGATGGTAATATGATGGAGAACAGAAATTATGAAGTTAGTTATAACTCACAGGAGCAGGATCTGCGATGTATATGTTGTTCTTTCCAATTTAGAGGTATTTTATGTAGGCATGCATTATCAGTGCTTAACTTTCTGGAGGTGTATGAAATTCCATCCCAATTTATTCTGGAACGGTGGCGAAAGGACTATAAGCACATTCATATCTTGCCTTCTTCTAATGATTCACTAGCTAATGGTCCCATGGAGCGCTACAATAATATATATAAGTTTTGCCTAAAATTTGCTGAGGTAGGGGCAATTGTTGATGATAATTATGAGGCTGTAATGAAAATTCTAAGTGAGGGAATGGAGGAATTGATTGCAAGTGATTGCTTAATTAGTGATCCTGAACTCAGGACCTATACCATGAATGGCAAAAGAAGTTTGATTAACGAAAATGATGAGATCCATGATCAAGTGCAAGTGAGGCGGAAAGGTCAGCCactgaaaaaaaggaaagaatctCTTGTGGAAAAGATAGTTAAGACAAGCAAGAAAAAGGTAAGAGTTTAGCGAGAGATATATTAGCAATGGTAGTCTTCATTGATGGATAATACTCTTTATCTCCAATCTTATATTAACAGGTCTCTCAAAGAAAACCACCAGTGGGTGGTCAAAGCGATATACTTCGTATTGCCCCAGATACGCCGCAGTTCGACACACCCATCTGGGCACAAGAAACCATCAGTCTAGCGGTCTGTTTCATATTCGCTATATTATGCTTCTTTGTCCTACGTGACTGCCTATTCTTTAATCAATTCTCCTTACATTTATTCTCATAGGAACAAGTGAACCCAACTAACTTATCAATTGGTAGCCATTTTGGAGTACCAGTGAACCACCAACATGCAATTGACAATCAGTCAGGAATGCGCTGGAGTTTTCAACAAATGTTTCAGGTTTGTATTTTAGATGCTTGTTTGGCTTTTATTTTGTTCTGTTATACTAGTATCAGATTTTTCCACCAATCTTGTTTGTGTATATTTATTGAGTATTCCTCTTGCATGATTATGTGGTTGATGTGCTTATTATGCAGCAAGCTCATACGCAAGAGGCACCTCCTGGCCCATGGGCTGGGTAGAATAGGGGGAATCAAATTGCAGAAAGGCAGCCATAGGTATGAAATAATCCATGGCAAGACACTTTCTGTTTTCTTATTCTTTGATATTTGTGCAATAAAGCATGTTCTTTGATAGAAAATGTTAGAAGGACTATGGTGTGGTGTAATATTGATTGCTTACAGAATGAAATGGTTGCGGGCATGCATTGATTTGCTTTAACGTTAGGACTAGTGCTGTGCCTTTCTGGCAACTACATTATTTTCCAATTATCTGCAGATCTCAATAGGTTTAGCATTGTTCTCGCAGGATTTTGAACAGCATTGTTCTATCTACTCCATGACTTTCTGAATAATGTAGGCTGCATCTCGAAAGAGATATTCATGCATTGGGATGGTTTTGCGAGTGAAACAAAAACGTTTGCTGGTCTGTGACTTCATATCCATATGCGGCCACACTTCGGAACTAATTTATGTATGCCATTTTTGATTGAGATTGCTAGGTGATGCCATTTTGAAAGAGATCCTACAAACATTGTATTGCACTTGGGATCATTAGATATATTCTTGTAGAAACCTTACTGATGGTTCTACTGTTGGTTGCTATGTGATTGTAGGAAGTGAGCATTGGGCCATACAGATTCCTTAGTTAAACACGTAATGGATCTTCAGATGTTATAGATGTCTGAAATATTAGTAATAGCTCTATTGCAACTAAAGCTGTACAGATGACACTTGTAGGATGTAGGTGGAGCATTATTGTCTAGCATAAATTTAGAAACTCTCTCATTTTTAATATTGAATAGTATGTCCAAATAGTGGATGATTGTAATGGCTAGGAGTGTGTTGAAGGGGATCCCCACATGGGGGAAATCGTAGTAGCGAGTGTTTTAATTTGGTCAGCTAAGTTGTGGAGGTTCTAACTAGTAAGAGAACAATATTGGCTTAAGAACCAAATGGAATACCAAGTTCAAGTGAGTTTAAGTAGGATAAGATGAGGCCCAAACCGGATATTGACTGAAATCTGAATTTGATATAAAACAAAAGGGGGTTGGCTTCTTAACCTATCTGTTAAAGAAAGCCTAGAGGTTTGAAGGGCACCAAATGAATAGAAGAAAACATAATATTACCAATCAATAATAACTAGAGAACAAAGATTGCATAACGAGTTTagggaaaaaaaaattgttttcaTGGAAAGAAGATGTTTTGTTCAACAAATTTTCTTATATAAGCAATTTAATGGCAATTTAGAGTGTGGAAGATTTTGCGAATCATGTCTTAATTTCAGAAAAAGTTTGTGATAGTGTTTGGAGTGCTTACTTCATGGGTGATGAGAAGAAAAGGCATGTTGAATGGGTGATTTGAGGTGCCAAAGACATCAACATAAGAGCAATTACCAAGAATAGCGAATAGTTGTGCAAAAATCAACATTATGTAGCCAAATATTTTGCCATTATTTTGCAGAAGTTGTTTTGATGTGTtttatcttatatgtgataaaatGTTGATACATGAGACAAGGAAATGATCAATATTGAACGACAATTTTGAGAGGAATTTCCACATACAAGACATTAATGAAGAGGAAAGGCATGTTGAATGGGTAATTTTACGTGCCAAAGACATCCAATAAGAGCAATTATCATGTGTAAGGAGCACTCGTGCAaatataaccaattattttgctATTATAAATATAGAAGTCATTTTGgtgcattttattttaaatatgataAGGTATTAGTCAATGAGACCAGGGAAAGGGTGAATAACTGAAGTTATTGTGCAAATTTCCAAATATAAGACATTAAACTAGAATTATGGTAGGAACTTGCCATACTCCATGTTCATCCTGACTTGTGTAAAATTTAGAGAAACCCTTTAGTTTTATGCTATGCTAttgcatatgctgaaatttagggATGTGAGGACAATTTATCCTATGACTTTGTTATTCAAAAAAGGGCTTTGGGGAGCTTATTTGAAGAGCTTATCTGGTTGGTTATGAGAAGGCGTATCAAATTGGTACATGCTGCAGTAGTAAAGACACCTCTATAAGTGCAATAGCTGGAGCGTAAGTAATATACAGGCATAGCCTCTATAGGCAATATGCCTTAAACAAGGGTAAGTAATGTTTTTTCCCTCACCTTTTTATGGTTCACATTTGTATATATCTAAAGTTCTTTACTATTGAGTTATTTTGCAGATAGAATGCCAGTTAGACTGGGGATGGTAAATGTCAACTAGAATTATGGTGGGAATTTGAAAAAATAAGACAATAAACCAGGATTACAATATCTACTTGCATTTGTTTCTTTGTCAAAGCTGGCTGAACCTTGTACGGTTGCTAATTGGTTGCATAAGCTTAAAACTAGGTGTGTAAATTAGTTGAGCTGTGCTGTGGTCGGTAAGGACTGCTTTAGTCATTGGTGCGAAAATTGGCTTACAGGACAATATACCTAAATAGTTGTAGTCCAATGTAATTGGAGCTAGATTCAGTCTTaggttttaaatttttgatttaaggcTAATCGCAAGAAAGATTTTGGGCAAGACATGAGAAAATGCCTGAGCCTGGGCTACGTTTGTCCATATTCTAGGCTACCCACAAGCCTGAGTGATCATTCTAGTTTCACGGCATGCACGAGTAGAACGAATAGGTAGGCCCGACTTTCCTCCACTTGCTGGAGATCTAACATTAATTTATAGATGGTTGTATGCTTGTGAGCTAGCCCTAAAGATGCTTTTAAATTCTGTTGTGTTATAACTTCATCCATGAATCGAGACCCTTATGGAAGGTATAGAATTTCTTGGCTTAAATTTGGGAATTTTGGATTAGAGTACATGTTAGTGCAAGTTTGGTGAAGTAAAGGTGGGGAATCAAAGGCCACCAGGCTTATAGGAAAGATCACCAAAGCAAATCTTTTCGCCATAGCTTTCATATAATATGATGAACAAGgagatagaataaaaatatctcatGCATAATTGAGCTGTTTGATTGAGTGGTACTGTGTATATGAAAGCTCATGCTCTGGTTGAATGTCCTTGATATGGATAACAGCACGCCTTCTCACTTGTATTTTGGGGAATCCTTCTTTGTTCTGACTATGTTATCTTAATTTCTCTTTTTAATTCCATAGCGTCGGTTCTTTCTTGTTGCTGCACCATGACAATCTCCTATTTGTGAATTATGTTAGGATTTCTTAGGTTTCGTATTCCTGTGACCTTTTTTCCTGATAGCTGACTGACGTCATCTCTCTAATTTTAAGGGATCAAAGAGGCTTGAATTTATTGAAATACGTGCTTCCTTTATCTCGCATGTTATCATTGATTTCTTTTGatgtgcttttttttcttttgcaaggCTTCTGTGCTATCACTGTATTCCATCTTAGTTTGCGTTGTTTTTTCAATCCAGATTCCAAGGATACTTGTGTATTGCATCAAGGGGCGGTGCGTGTCCATATTGGAGCCCTTGACAAGGCGAGAAATTGCCCCCGAGGGTGGCTAAGATGTGAGATTGTGGTGCCAGGAAGAGCGAATGTATAATTTTGTATCGATCACTCTTCGTTTTATGACTTCTTTCTTTTTGAATGGCCTAGTCATGTTGGGTTCACGACACAGATTGTCCAATCTGCGGATGTGCTTGTGTTGCTTCTTGACGAtg
The sequence above is a segment of the Elaeis guineensis isolate ETL-2024a chromosome 7, EG11, whole genome shotgun sequence genome. Coding sequences within it:
- the LOC105047875 gene encoding protein FAR1-RELATED SEQUENCE 6 — protein: MADESGDAAEVPPEKDLEVVSMGEPNAGKQACEPESLPEPEPGGDQKTTGADEGVPLVGMVFKTFEEVYDFYNQYARRTGFGTKIRRSWYSLEDGQCNKVTFTCCKEGKRVYKNSERCSSYRLRLSARTDCQAKIKVQKRYADGLFHLTEVVLEHNHPVNPAMSKYFRSHKDIYDGMKRQPMMRAKGQREVASGENEDECSAGKARSSSFLGREDVEALQQFLIQLQTTNANFFHLMDLDAEGRVRNVFWADGRSRAAYQYFGDVIAFDTSYLTGNFETALASFVGVNHHGHLVLLGCALLSNRSSATYRWLFKAWLSCMSGIPPNAIITDHCKAIQEAVVEVFPGARHRLCLWHVMKRMQEYLGGHAEYKAIKGTMKKAVYDSLEIDEFEEVWKNMIEKYGLKEHEWLKSLYENRYCWVPVFVKDTFWAGMSTTQHKESMTSFFDGYIYPKTSIKQFLCKYETATQSKYEKEIQADLDSFSKSPQLISKFYMEDQLRKIYTVDMFKKFQEEVKAILYCIPSLVRVDGSVSTFEVKEPIQTKDGNMMENRNYEVSYNSQEQDLRCICCSFQFRGILCRHALSVLNFLEVYEIPSQFILERWRKDYKHIHILPSSNDSLANGPMERYNNIYKFCLKFAEVGAIVDDNYEAVMKILSEGMEELIASDCLISDPELRTYTMNGKRSLINENDEIHDQVQVRRKGQPLKKRKESLVEKIVKTSKKKVSQRKPPVGGQSDILRIAPDTPQFDTPIWAQETISLAEQVNPTNLSIGSHFGVPVNHQHAIDNQSGMRWSFQQMFQQAHTQEAPPGPWAG